AAAATCCTCTTTGAAGATAACACGTGCAACGTTTCATGTAGGACCACAACCCCTTATAGGATTTGTCGTCCTGTCATGAAGGCAGTTTGAGTTGGTTGCACAACCGAATGTGCTATCTGTGTCAACCTATTCGTGCCAACCTTTGTAAAATTCTTAAAGCTTACATTGAAAACACAGATCAGTCTAAACTGCTCAATGCGAATAGCTTCCACCGTCTTTGGCAACAACGTTATTGTTCTAAAATTAATACGAGACACATAGCCTGCAATTACCGGCCTTGTTGCACCCTTTCACCATCCGATCATGCAACCGTGAAAAATATTTGGATGCGACCGGCTCTCATCTAAAGATAAGAATTAATTAAATACtagtatctaagtgacattagtacaaaaaaagaaaaaagaaagaaaaatctgCAAAGTTTCACATAAAATCAAATGGCACAGGAGTTAGACGGTACTACTTTGTTATTTTTTATGTCTATATCTATAATAATGTAAAAAGActcaaagagacagatccaattaACCTCGgacatcaaatcatgtcaatccaacgacctagactgcttcaatgtcgagcgctcaacacgtttagcatgcagttaatttcatgccaaatatagtgctaatTACATAGTAACAcgtaaataatatcctacttaatatccgcatgcacttaatatactttctAAATTAatatgcattgcacgtacacattgactagtagaAGACCCAAAAGGCAGATCCAACTGATCTTGGCCATTGAActaagtcaatccaacgacctagactgctcgaATGGCGAACGTTAAACGTGTTTAACATGCatttaatatcataccaaatattgtAGTAATCACATAATCAACACACAAATAATAACATACCTAATATCCACGTGCAATTAATATATTACGTAAATATTAACGTGTGTTGCACATGCGTATTTACTATTAGATGAGAAATAACATACTCCCCTTTCATCTACATAGGgcttaatgtgtttttcaagaccgcctttaaATATTGATAAGGTTAATAAGACATGAGATGTACAATActttaaaaattatatcattgaaagctcctttcataTATGAATTTGCACCAAGAAAAATCTACAGCTGCAAATCAGAGTGACACGTAGGACCAaccaaagaaaaaagagagaagtatTTTCCGCAATGAGGGACGCGGCCAGACAGTCAAGATTCCGCTAAAACCATAAACAAAGTAGCATCACTACCGATCGATCGACGGCCCTAGATTTCCGCTGCGATTAACAATGCCGCGCTGCTGGCACCTGAGTGGATCGTACGAGCTCCCCGACCAAGGCCGCCGAGCGGGGTGGGGGCAGCTGCATAGAAATTGAAAAAGAGGGCAGCGAGAAATACGTACGAGGCCAGGGGAGACGAACCCCCCTTCCTTTCCATCCCCCCCTGCTTATAATACTCCCCCACCATCGCCACAACTTGCATGCGACGCCATGACGACTAGTACTACCCCTGGCCTCCGGCTGGATGCACTGCATCCAGCCCTCCCTTTCCCCgccttcgttctttttcttcctgCTCTCATCTGCCTGTCTGCATCTCCCAGTCCATGAACCAGCGATCGTAGAAGTCCCGGTCGGTGCTGGAGCACTGCCGATGTGCATACCAAGCTTGATGCCCAGGAAAAGATGCTAGCTGATGTGCCATCGGTTTCACCAGGTAGACATACACATGCTTCGATTTTTACGTTGACATCTGCCTATGCATGTGATGGTATATCTATTTTTGTCGGTGTGTACGTACCTTGCTTACATACATACACATGTGCGCGAAAGCTCGTAATCAGTAATTGCATGCTTGGATTGTACTACTCGGGGACTCACGGATGAATTAGTAATGAGTATATATTTGATTGCTATTTTTGTCCTACCTATATAGTTAGGGATTCTTTCCCAGATACTAGATGTAATTAGTAATGGTTGTGTTAGTTGGGAACTGGTCTTTGGGGTAATCATTTCGCCCTGTTTACTCGTAGGAAAATTTAGGGGCTGGCCGGGTCCCTTTTCTGAAAGAACAAGGAATGCCATTTTGTCTACTTTATGATGTTGTCCTCCCTTTTTCTATGGCTTTACAGAGTTTTCTTCTTGAAATGTAGTAAAACGGAACCTCTAGCTAGGTATACACGTAAAGCTTACGCAAGGAAAAGACTGGTTActgagtactccctctgtaaactaatataaaagtgtttagataactaaaatagtgatctaaatgctcttatattagtttacagagggagtagcttgATTGCTTCACATGCTGATAAGATATCCTTTTTCGCAACAATCCACAGGATTTGTAGATTGCCAGATCTGATCTGATTCAGCGAGAATTCTGAGCTACCAAAGCTGCTTCGACTCAAAGCTCTACCACTGCCCTATCTTGCACTTTAAGAAGACTCGATCGTCACGGAAAGAGCAGACAGAGGTATCAAATTCCATGCTAGCTCCTCATGTTCTTGAGCGCAAGAAATGAGTCTTCCGAGTCGGAGGACATCCAAGAACTGATCAACAGTGGCCTCAAGTGCAACGCATCCACGCCAGCCGACGACATGGAGAGCGGCAGAGGCGGGGCACGAGCCGCCGGAAGCACGTCGTCGTCATCGCCCCTGCCCATGGTTCTGCCGTCCGAGCAGAAAGCACGGTACAGCACGGAGGAGGATCCCAGTCGTTGCAGCTGCAGCGATAGCTTCTTCGGCAAGTACTTTTCATTCCTCCTGCTCATGTTCGTCACCGCGTCGCTGGTGATCCTCCCGCTCGTCCTGCCACCGCTGCCTCCGCCTCCGTCGATGCTGATGCTGGTGCCAGTGGCAATGCTGGTGATGCTCCTGGTGCTGGCGTTCATGCCGACGTCAGGCGGCCGCAGTGCGACGGGCCCGACTGCCTACCTGTAGATAACTAGTACGTccttttcttgttttttcttttggatttggtGATAGGGTAGTCATGGAATCAAGTTTATGCCCATCAGTTGAAGCCTAGAAGGTACCTGCTGCTTTTCCCCCTATACTAAATGAGTATTTATCATGGGATTTGTCCAGCTAAATGAGGCCTTTGGTCAGAACAACGCCGTGACTAATTTGCGCCTTCTTTATTAACTATGCTTTGCCATATTAGCACGAAACATTGTAGTACAAGGAGATGAATTTACGTATTTTACCATGATAATTGATGTTGTCATTTTCAAAAGCCATTTAATTTCTTGAATACACAGGGCTCACTATGGTTCGAGGCTTCCAGCACCTGATTGtgaaatttttattattttttaatatCAATAAGCCTTCGTTATTCTCACTTGTTTCTTGTGATACCAGGCAATAGCTTTCATGTATGTTTACAGCTGCTACATAAAACATGCACCCACTTGATAACATGCATCATTTGAAGATTTCAACATGCCACTGATCATGATTTTCTTGCATATCATCTAGGAATTTCTTTGCTTCAGCAACTTGTTTTCCCATGATCGTTCCTCCTGCGACAGTGTCAAGCATGTTCTTTGATAAAAGATTTAAAGTTTTATAAAAACATGAATAATTAACCATTCTTTCATGTCATGGTTAGTACAATTCTTAACAACTTCTTTAATACGTTCCCACATAAGCGCTAGTGGCTTCCGGTCCTCCTGCTTGAAACATGTAATATTAGCATGTAGATGCATGGTTTTGTAAGCAGAAAATAGGTAATGTTAGCCTTTCCTCTTAATTAAAAATGATTAAGCATAAATTTTACTGCATTGAGATCAATATCTTTTATGTAAGCTGTGTCAGAAAGCTCAGTAAAAGTATGTAGATGCATACCCGCGTCTTCTGAAGCAGATCCTCCAAACTGGTTTAGCTGAACCCTAGTAAGTAGGttcggttttatttatttttagaacgaaggctcgcgaagagcccggctttgaattaacaaagccatcaaccggccaagaaatacaaacacacacacaccccacgacCAAACGATACAAGGGGACACTCTAGGAGGCTTACAACTCAACGGGTCGCACAAGCTCAAAAAAAATACAGGAAAACAAAGCTCGAAGCTTGTCCTAGCCGAAGACTACAGCGAAACAGCCATCTAGGGATGAGGCACACACGAGCATGACGAGGACCTGCTTGCAACAGAGTGTGGCAAGTGAGCCCGACCAACGCCCAAGTAGAAAGACAACACACATCCGCCGTCTCTCTCGCCGCAGAGGGACCCTTCCCTCTCGCCATGGCTCGCAAGGCGCCGTAcccggtgatgaagctatgtacctagggtagggtcatggacctgtccaacttaccctccccaaggacatctctacaaagaattagAAACAGTCAAAGAGAAACCATCAACCACTCGACCGTGGAGATGCACTCActtcgaccaccttgaagacacttgaccaccagaagatgaggaaccctccactctgcaatggtcaggacttaaaccatagcattatgaacattgaatcctgtgtaacggaggggagctggggtcctgccgcactctatataagtcaccccctcctctgagacagGGGTTGGCATattttgtaaactcacacacacacacgtataatccagtcgaccgcctcagagcaccgagacgtagggctgttacttcctccgagaagggcctgaactcgtaaaactcgcatgTACAACTTCTTCATagttaggatcttgcctcctcatacttaccccccattctactgtcagtcttagatccacgacagttggcgcccaccttggggcaggtgtcttagcgacttattggagaagttgcaattttttccgatccccatcaccatgattccaggcggaggtttggctgagggccgcgagatccgtctcggcgcgctcgtgtttgtcgccgacgactccgcttggcttcaggaggcaccactcgacgtaCGCGCTCCCCGcctgcggggcgacgcactttcacgcgtgcgtccgcggcgtcctcctgcagcaaccgtcgacccagtaccagTCGACTCCAACGGCTTTCTCCCTCCGTGCGACCCGCCGGAGCAAGCGCACCGGCCGGTCGAGACTtcaacggtgggtgaagcatgcggtggcccgccagtccgccacccctcaagtcgcggcgatcgagcccgacgagtctctctacagcctgttcgatctatcgactggctccgtagagactgcatccgagtgcgacagcaacgAATCGGCAGCGGAAGTCCTggtggtcaatggaccacgcggccctcctggcttcgatcgtgaagacggaggtgacgggaacggaggtccgtcgcgcgttcacgaggagtaccgccccgagcctctctcctcgcagcagagagaagaacttcgtcgccgaaacatggatgccctgcatactcctatagttggagataCACCCGAGacccaggccttggagcaggctcgcctggccaatctggctgagcgcactcgactggagaacctccagcgcgcactcgacgatcaCGCTCGTGAACGTGCTCCTGAGTCCAGCCGACGCCAGCTTTTTCCACCTTCGGCTCAGGTATACCGAACACCGATCCAAAACCTAGCAGCTGCTGCccaaatagcagagtcgattcaaccttcccagtcagaagctggctgaggtctggcgcagatcagggccttgctccgggcagcaggagagcagaatacggcCGTGTCTCAGTCGTgggataggatccatagcagatatgtggtcgcagatacggtccagtcggcccacagcccgagatcgccccgaggcgtgagggacgtggagagcagcgtgatcagtacagaaaccaggaGTAGTATGATCATCGAGCCGATCGCGATGgtcgccgtcgagtgcccacgcctcctccaaggagtgggtcatgCGTGCCGCGGCCACATGAAGACAGACGCCCTAACAGCGTCAGAagaggtattccagtcgaccccagggagccaggctttgatgcaagatctattctcgtgcagggcttggtcgacagaaacagagctcacggAGATGGCCATGACAGATGCCCGCAAACCAGCAATAGGGTGCATGTCTCtggcccagagtgcttcagcagagctatcagagctgcagtgattccccccaacttcaggttggcgactggagtcagtaagttcaccggagagtccaagcctgacacctggctcgaagactaccgagtggctgtccagattggtggcggcaatgatgaggtggccatgaaacaccttcctctgatgt
The window above is part of the Triticum aestivum cultivar Chinese Spring chromosome 2A, IWGSC CS RefSeq v2.1, whole genome shotgun sequence genome. Proteins encoded here:
- the LOC123185517 gene encoding protein AUXIN-REGULATED GENE INVOLVED IN ORGAN SIZE; translated protein: MFLSARNESSESEDIQELINSGLKCNASTPADDMESGRGGARAAGSTSSSSPLPMVLPSEQKARYSTEEDPSRCSCSDSFFGKYFSFLLLMFVTASLVILPLVLPPLPPPPSMLMLVPVAMLVMLLVLAFMPTSGGRSATGPTAYL